A window from Vidua macroura isolate BioBank_ID:100142 chromosome 20, ASM2450914v1, whole genome shotgun sequence encodes these proteins:
- the MRM1 gene encoding rRNA methyltransferase 1, mitochondrial, whose product MERALLPRLCQRALRLCRGGLRFRSSRGAEQGAPRGRDPPASLPQGAGAGRGSRTGRELWRAQQDLPRAGTGKGPERKPLALERTRGSEILFGVAPCRLALARARRAMFRLFLKEQRGGAGRPVRAELALQAAARGVPVLHVPGRALDSLCRGRPHQGVCLEAAPLPFKSLREAEEPRLGHGESGGRQLLWLVLEHIQDPMNLGALLRSAYFLGVDRVVATHSNSCPLTPIVSKASAGAMEVFDVYSTDDLQGFLKAKSAEGWEVVGTVSRPEDVEDVPVISCSQFQWDKPLIVVIGSEGEGLSLETQLQCQRMLAIPPGRALHPGLDSLNVSVAAGILLHSICSQKRRHGD is encoded by the exons ATGGAGCGGGCGCTGCTGCCCCGCCTGTGCCAGCGGGCCCTGCGGCTGTGCCGGGGCGGGCTCCGGTTCCGCTCCAGCCGCGGGGCTGAGCAAGGGGCGCCGCGAGGCCGCGATCCCCCCGCATCCCTCCCGCAGGGcgcgggggccgggcgggggtcGCGGACCGGGCGGGAGCTGTGGCGGGCACAGCAGGACTTGCCGCGGGCCGGCACGGGGAAGGGGCCGGAGCGAAAGCCGCTGGCGCTGGAGAGgaccagaggctccgagatcCTGTTCGGGGTGGCCCCGTGCCGGCTGGCGCTGGCCCGGGCGCGGAGAGCCATGTTCCGGCTGTTCCTGAAGGAGCAgcgcggcggcgccgggcggccCGTGAGGGCCGAGCTCGCCCTGCAGGCCGCGGCCCGCGGGGTGCCGGTGCTGCACGTCCCGGGCCGGGCGCTGGACTCGCTGTGCCGGGGCCGGCCCCACCAGGGAGTGTGTCTGGAGGCCGCCCCGCTGCCCTTCAAGAGCCTGCGGGAGGCTGAGGAGCCGCGGCTGGGGCACGGAGAGAGCGGGGGCcggcagctgctgtggctggtgctggagcacatccagGATCCCATGAACCTGGGGGCTCTGCTGCGCTCCGCGTACTTCCTCGGGGTGGACAGAGTGGTGGCGACCCACAGCAACAG CTGCCCCTTGACTCCCATAGTGAGCAAAGCCAGCGCTGGAGCCATGGAGGTCTTCGATGTGTACAGCACGGATGACCTGCAGGGCTTTCTGAAG GCTAAAAGTGCAGAAGGCTGGGAAGTGGTGGGAACAGTCAGCAGGCCTGAGGATGTGGAAGATGTTCCTGTCATCAGCTGCTCGCAATTCCAGTGGGACAAACCCCTTATTGTAGTGATAG GCAGTGAAGGGGAGGGACTTTCCCTGGAGActcagctgcagtgccagcggATGCTGGCCATCCCCCCCGGCAGGGCGCTGCACCCCGGCCTCGACTCCCTCAACGTCTCTGTGGCTGCAG GTATCCTCCTGCACTCCATCTGCAGCCAGAAACGGAGGCATGGAGATTGA
- the DHRS11 gene encoding dehydrogenase/reductase SDR family member 11 isoform X3, with protein sequence MFSAIKTLHQGVDVCINNAGLARPEPLLSGRTEGWRTMIDVNVMAVSICTREAYQSMKERNIDDGHIININSMNGHSVVPQSVVHFYSATKYAVTALTEGLRQELREARTHIRATCISPGLVETGFAFKLHDNDPERAAATYESIRCLKAEDMANAVIYVLSAPPHVQIGDIQMRPTEQIS encoded by the exons ATGTTCTCGGCCATCAAGACCCTTCACCAGGGTGTGGACGTCTGCATCAACAACGCGGGGCTGGCCCGGCCCGAGCCCCTGCTCTCGGGGAGGACAGAGGGCTGGAGGACCATGATAGAT GTCAATGTGATGGCTGTGAGCATCTGCACCCGGGAGGCCTATCAGTCCATGAAGGAGAGAAATATAGATGATGGGcatataattaatattaacaG catgAACGGGCACAGCGTGGTGCCCCAGTCCGTGGTGCATTTCTACAGCGCCACCAAGTACGCGGTGACGGCGCTGACCGAGGGGCTGCGGCAGGAGCTGCGCGAGGCCAGGACCCACATCCGAGCCACG TGTATATCTCCGGGCCTGGTGGAAACAGGATTTGCTTTTAAACTTCATGATAACGACCCCGAGAGAGCTGCTGCAACCTATGAGAGCATTCGG TGCCTCAAGGCTGAAGACATGGCCAATGCTGTCATCTATGTCCTCAGTGCCCCTCCTCATGTACAG ATTGGGGATATACAGATGAGGCCCACAGAGCAGATCTCCTAG